A DNA window from Impatiens glandulifera chromosome 7, dImpGla2.1, whole genome shotgun sequence contains the following coding sequences:
- the LOC124909625 gene encoding uncharacterized protein LOC124909625, whose protein sequence is MNLDIALRIDQPAPLTDVSTTDQRQMFEKWERSNRLSLMIIKKSIPEIFRGTISDDITKAEEFLIEIEKRFIKSDKAKMSTFFKSLITMRYLGKGNIREYILNMSNVASKLRAFKLDLLKDMLVLLVLLSLPAQYDQFKVSYNCQKEK, encoded by the coding sequence ATGAATCTGGACATAGCATTAAGGATAGACCAACCCGCTCCTCTTACGGATGTAAGCACTACTGATCAAAGACAGATGTTTGAGAAGTGGGAAAGGTCTAATCGTTTAAGTCTGATGATCATAAAGAAAAGCATTCCAGAAATATTTCGGGGTACGATATCTGATGATATCACTAAGGCTGAAGAATTTCTCATCGAGATAGAAAAACGCTTTATTAAAAGCGATAAGGCAAAAATGAGTACTTTCTTTAAGTCACTCATTACCATGAGGTATCTCGGGAAGGGGAACATAAGGGAGTACATCCTTAATATGTCTAATGTCGCTTCAAAACTGAGAGCATTCAAGTTAGACCTTTTAAAGGACATGTTAGTCCTATTGGTCCTACTCTCACTTCCTGCTCAATACGATCAGTTCAAAGTTAGTTATAACTGTCAAAAGGAGAAATGA